The following DNA comes from Winogradskyella sp. PG-2.
GCTTATACCAATCAAATAAGTTTCCATAAGGCTGCTGATCTATAAGTTGCCTCCATTCTTCAAGATAAAAACTAGAGACAGGCTTGCTTTTTACTTTATCGCTTGTTGTTACAGGAAAAGCAAAATGCAAATCTGGATGCGAAACAGTTTTAAACTTTAAATTACAAGATTCATTTCCGCCCGTATTTTCACCATCAGAATTACTACACAATATGTATTGCGCATAAGCTAAAGCCATTGGTAGTGTTCCAGAACCTTCGGGTCCAACAAACAATTGAGCATGAGCAATTCTGCCAGCATCGACACTCGTTGTAAGATGATTTTTAATATGTTTTTGACCTAAAACTTCAGAAAATTGCATGTGACAAATATAATTGAATTATAGTATTAGTAAATCAATCGTTTTCGTAAAAAAACAGCTTTTACTCGTTACTTTTATTACCTACATTTGTGATTCAATCTTCAAAATAGAACACAGATGAAAACGATTAATGATTTTAATTTCGAAAATAAAAAAGCACTTATTAGAGTTGATTTTAATGTGCCTTTAAATGATGCTTTCGAAGTTACAGATGCTACTAGAATTTTATCCGCAAAACCAACAATTATAAAAATTTTAGAGGATGGTGGAAGTTGTGTTTTAATGTCACACCTAGGTCGTCCAAAAGGAGTGCAAGAAGAGTTTTCTTTAAAACACATTATTAAGAAAATTGAAGATATTTTAGGTGTAGAAGTAAAATTTGCATCTAATTGCGTTGGTGAAGAAGCAGAGGAAAAAGCAGGTACTTTGCAACCTGGCGAAATATTATTGCTTGAAAATTTACGTTTTCATGAAGAAGAGAAAAAGGGAGATAAAACTTTTGCAGAACAGTTGTCTAAGTTGGGGGATATTTATGTTAATGATGCTTTTGGTACTGCCCATAGAGCACATGCATCAACTACAATTGTGGCTGAGTTTTTTCCTGAGTACAAGTGTTTTGGTCATTTACTTGCTCAAGAAATTGAAAGTATTAAAAAGGTAATGGAGGACGGAGAAAAACCTGTATTAGCAGTACTTGGTGGGGCAAAAGTGTCTTCAAAAATAACAGTAATTGAAAACATCTTAGATAAAGTTGACCACTTGATTGTTGGAGGCGGAATGACGTTTACCTTTGTGAAAGCACAAGGTGGAAATATAGGAGATTCTATATGTGAAGATGATAAAATGGAATTAGCTTTAGATATTTTAAAACAAGCAGAAGCCAAAGGAGTGAAAATCCATATACCAGTTGATGTTATAGCGGCAGACGCATTTAGCAATGATGCAAACACTCAAATTACGGATGTAAGAGAGATTCCTGAGGGTTGGCAAGGTTTAGATGCTGGACCAAAATCTTTAGCAAATTTTGACACCGTTGTTAATGAGTGTAAGACCATTCTTTGGAACGGCCCTCTTGGAGTTTTTGAAATGGAAAGTTTTGCAAAAGGCACAATTGCTTTAGGCGACTCAATATCTAATTCTACTAAAAACGGCGCGTTCTCTTTAGTAGGTGGTGGTGATTCGGTAGCCGCTGTAAAACAATTTGGCTTTGAAAACAAAGTAAGTTATGTTAGTACAGGTGGTGGTGCAATGCTAGAAAGTTTAGAAGGTAAAACCCTACCAGGTATTGCGGCTATTTTAAACTAAGATTCTAAAAAAACACTATTTTAGACTCTTTAGCGTTTAGACTTAACACACCATATCTTATATTATGACCATTAAAACATTTTTATCGGCTTGCTTTTGTATGGTTATGGTTTTTGGGTTTTCTCAAGTTAAAACG
Coding sequences within:
- a CDS encoding phosphoglycerate kinase, coding for MKTINDFNFENKKALIRVDFNVPLNDAFEVTDATRILSAKPTIIKILEDGGSCVLMSHLGRPKGVQEEFSLKHIIKKIEDILGVEVKFASNCVGEEAEEKAGTLQPGEILLLENLRFHEEEKKGDKTFAEQLSKLGDIYVNDAFGTAHRAHASTTIVAEFFPEYKCFGHLLAQEIESIKKVMEDGEKPVLAVLGGAKVSSKITVIENILDKVDHLIVGGGMTFTFVKAQGGNIGDSICEDDKMELALDILKQAEAKGVKIHIPVDVIAADAFSNDANTQITDVREIPEGWQGLDAGPKSLANFDTVVNECKTILWNGPLGVFEMESFAKGTIALGDSISNSTKNGAFSLVGGGDSVAAVKQFGFENKVSYVSTGGGAMLESLEGKTLPGIAAILN